The following proteins come from a genomic window of Daphnia carinata strain CSIRO-1 chromosome 6, CSIRO_AGI_Dcar_HiC_V3, whole genome shotgun sequence:
- the LOC130702443 gene encoding AP-1 complex subunit gamma-1-like isoform X2, protein MANAIKQVINEVAEKVKMPSTPTRLRDLIRQIRAARTAAEERAVVNKECAYIRSSFREEDSQWRCRNVAKLLYIHMLGYPAHFGQLECLNLIASPRFTDKRIGYLGAMLLLDERQDIHVLITNSLKNDLNSPVQFIVGLALCTLGAIASPEMSRDLASEVERLLKSTNAYLRKKAALCAFRIIGKVPELMEMFLPATRSLISDKNHGVLITGVTLIIEMCERSPDTLIHFKKVVPSLVRILKNLIMAGYSPEHDVSGVSDPFLQVKILRLLRVLGHNDAEASEAMNDILAQVATNTETSKNVGNAILYETVLSIMHIKSESGLRVLAVNILGRFLLNSDKNIRYVALNTLLRTVHADNSAVQRHRATILECLKDPDVSIKRRALELSFALINGSNIRAMMKELLAFLEKSDAEFKAQCSSGIVSATERFSPNRRWHIDTLLRVLIAAGNFLRDDVVSNTIQIISESTSLQGYAVGQLWRAVSCSSGSLQHDGQPGDLDLQGATLPISERQPLAQVASWCLGEYGDSLINGHTNANEQEEPVVAGEDEVVDFIQAILSSSQSTIITKQYALTALTKLSTRFSITVGRIEDIVSRFGTHLNVELQQRGIEYAQLFTKHVALRPAIMERIPPMEHKSSQQGLTNGSSGGGGTLVSNGDDNMLMDDLSSFTTTSTSHSAPATKDSNSLLNLLGGLDNFDNGPSAPVFTNSKASTAPSTSNLDLLDLLGGLDLSGSTLSSAPLSGPLMTTPTGSSTSSLVNNNLANLLSSPTTQMSAAVPPSSNFLIDGFLGTAPTPSPKLQNVTAYDKNGLRVDFSFDRPVDNPNLVIVTLTASSSYGSTVSDFLFQAAVPKTFQLQMMPASSTVITSGSPVTQVMRILNPTRAVLKMRIKLSFSRDGMAVQDQDEVKNLPSALWQ, encoded by the exons ATGGCTAACGCTATCAAGCAAGTCATCAATGAGGTGGCTGAGAAAG TCAAAATGCCATCCACGCCCACTCGACTGAGGGATTTGATCCGTCAGATCAGAGCTGCAAGGACGGCTGCAGAGGAGAGAGCTGTAGTGAACAAAGAATGTGCATACATCAGGTCATCCTTCCGGGAAGAAGACTCTCAGTGGAGGTGTCGAAATGTGGCAAAACTTCTCTACATTCACATGCTTGGCTACCCAGCTCATTTTGGTCAGCTGGAGTGCCTCAACCTCATTGCCTCTCCAAGGTTCACTGATAAACGAATTGGATACCTTGGGGCAATGTTGCTGCTTGATGAACGTCAAGATATTCATGTTCTCATCACCAACTCCTTGAAAAa TGACTTAAACAGCCCCGTCCAGTTCATTGTTGGCTTGGCCTTGTGCACTCTGGGTGCCATTGCTTCGCCAGAAATGTCACGTGATTTGGCCTCTGAAGTTGAGCGGTTGCTCAAGTCCACCAACGCCTACCTAAGGAAGAAGGCGGCCTTGTGCGCTTTCCGAATTATCGGAAAGGTGCCTGAGCTCATGGAAATGTTTTTACCGGCTACTAGATCCTTAATCTCAGATAAAAATCACG GTGTTTTAATTACGGGAGTTACACTCATCATCGAAATGTGCGAACGGAGTCCAGACACTTTAATCCATTTTAAAAAG GTGGTACCCAGTCTAGTGCGCATTCTCAAGAATTTGATTATGGCAGGTTACTCACCAGAGCATGACGTGTCTGGTGTGAGCGACCCCTTTTTACAG GTCAAGATTTTGCGATTGTTGCGAGTCTTGGGCCACAACGATGCCGAAGCATCGGAGGCGATGAACGATATTTTAGCGCAGGTGGCTACCAATACGGAAACGTCGAAAAACGTTGGCAACGCCATTCTGTACGAGACAGTGCTATCGATCATGCACATCAAGTCTGAGAGTGGTTTGCGAGTGCTGGCCGTCAACATTCTTGGTCGTTTTCTGCTCAATAGCGATAAGAATATACGATACGTGGCGCTCAACACGTTGTTGCGCACCGTCCATGCAGACAACTCGGCCGTCCAGCGACATCGTGCCACTATACTCGAGTGCCTTAAG GATCCGGATGTTTCGATCAAGAGAAGGGCGCTGGAATTGAGTTTTGCTCTAATCAATGGATCAAATATCCGAGCAATGATGAAAGAGCTGCTAGCATTTTTGGAGAAATCTGATGCGGAATTTAAGGCGCAATGCTCTTCTGGCATAGTCAGTGCAACGGAGAGGTTTTCTCCTAATCGACGGTGGCATATTGACACGCTTCTGAGAGTCCTCATTGCGGCGGGCAACTTTCTACGAGACGACGTCGTTTCTAATACCATCCAAATTATTTCGGAAAGCACTTCACTCCAGGGCTACGCCGTGGGCCAGTTGTGGCGAGCTGTCAGTTGTTCTTCAGGATCTTTACAACACGACGGGCAACCGGGAGATCTTGACCTACAAGGGGCCACGTTGCCCATTTCAGAACGTCAGCCATTGGCCCAAGTTGCATCGTGGTGTCTAGGTGAATACGGCGATAGTCTTATCAATGGACATACCAATGCCAACGAACAGGAAGAGCCCGTTGTTGCTGGGGAGGATGAAGTGGTTGATTTCATTCAGGCCATTCTATCGTCTAGCCAAAGTACGATCATCACGAAGCAATACGCATTGACGGCTCTTACGAAGCTCAGCACACGTTTCAGCATCACTGTCGG GCGAATCGAGGATATCGTCAGTCGCTTTGGCACCCATTTGAACGTGGAATTGCAACAACGTGGTATCGAATATGCCCAGTTGTTTACTAAGCACGTTGCTCTTCGTCCTGCCATTATGGAACGCATACCGCCTATGGAACATAAATCATCACAACAGGGATTGACGAACGGAAGTTCAGGTGGAGGAGGAACTTTAGTCAGCAATGGCGACGACAACATGTTAATGGATGATTTAAGTTCGTTTACAACCACAAGCACGAGTCATTCGGCACCAGCCACAAAAGATTCG AATTCTTTGCTCAATCTACTGGGTGGATTGGACAATTTTGATAATGGGCCATCGGCTCCGGTATTTACCAACTCGAAAGCATCAACTGCTCCATCTACGTCCAATCTGGATCTGCTCGACTTGTTAGGTGGTTTGGACTTGAGTGGATCAACCCTTTCTTCAGCTCCACTTAGCGGACCCCTCATGACGACTCCAACAGGTTCTAGTACCAGCAGCTTAGTCAATAATAACTTGGCCAATTTACTGAGTTCCCCAACGACCCAAATGAGTGCCGCCGTCCCGCCTAGTTCTAATTTCTTAATCGACGGGTTCTTAGGGACTGCACCTACACCTTCACCAA AACTGCAAAACGTCACGGCCTATGATAAAAATGGACTAAGAGTGGATTTCTCTTTCGACCGCCCGGTCGACAACCCTAATTTGGTGATAGTCACGCTAACGGCCAGCTCATCGTACGGTTCCACAGTGAGCGATTTCCTCTTCCAGGCCGCCGTGCCGAAGACATTCCAGCTTCAAATGATGCCTGCCTCGAGCACGGTTATTACCTCTGGCAGTCCAGTCACCCAAGTCATGCGCATTCTCAACCCCACAAGA GCAGTACTAAAAATGCGGATCAAATTGTCGTTTTCTCGAGACGGAATGGCTGTTCAGGATCAAGACGAAGTCAAAAACCTCCC
- the LOC130702443 gene encoding AP-1 complex subunit gamma-1-like isoform X1, giving the protein MANAIKQVINEVAEKVKMPSTPTRLRDLIRQIRAARTAAEERAVVNKECAYIRSSFREEDSQWRCRNVAKLLYIHMLGYPAHFGQLECLNLIASPRFTDKRIGYLGAMLLLDERQDIHVLITNSLKNDLNSPVQFIVGLALCTLGAIASPEMSRDLASEVERLLKSTNAYLRKKAALCAFRIIGKVPELMEMFLPATRSLISDKNHGVLITGVTLIIEMCERSPDTLIHFKKEHREVVPSLVRILKNLIMAGYSPEHDVSGVSDPFLQVKILRLLRVLGHNDAEASEAMNDILAQVATNTETSKNVGNAILYETVLSIMHIKSESGLRVLAVNILGRFLLNSDKNIRYVALNTLLRTVHADNSAVQRHRATILECLKDPDVSIKRRALELSFALINGSNIRAMMKELLAFLEKSDAEFKAQCSSGIVSATERFSPNRRWHIDTLLRVLIAAGNFLRDDVVSNTIQIISESTSLQGYAVGQLWRAVSCSSGSLQHDGQPGDLDLQGATLPISERQPLAQVASWCLGEYGDSLINGHTNANEQEEPVVAGEDEVVDFIQAILSSSQSTIITKQYALTALTKLSTRFSITVGRIEDIVSRFGTHLNVELQQRGIEYAQLFTKHVALRPAIMERIPPMEHKSSQQGLTNGSSGGGGTLVSNGDDNMLMDDLSSFTTTSTSHSAPATKDSNSLLNLLGGLDNFDNGPSAPVFTNSKASTAPSTSNLDLLDLLGGLDLSGSTLSSAPLSGPLMTTPTGSSTSSLVNNNLANLLSSPTTQMSAAVPPSSNFLIDGFLGTAPTPSPKLQNVTAYDKNGLRVDFSFDRPVDNPNLVIVTLTASSSYGSTVSDFLFQAAVPKTFQLQMMPASSTVITSGSPVTQVMRILNPTRAVLKMRIKLSFSRDGMAVQDQDEVKNLPSALWQ; this is encoded by the exons ATGGCTAACGCTATCAAGCAAGTCATCAATGAGGTGGCTGAGAAAG TCAAAATGCCATCCACGCCCACTCGACTGAGGGATTTGATCCGTCAGATCAGAGCTGCAAGGACGGCTGCAGAGGAGAGAGCTGTAGTGAACAAAGAATGTGCATACATCAGGTCATCCTTCCGGGAAGAAGACTCTCAGTGGAGGTGTCGAAATGTGGCAAAACTTCTCTACATTCACATGCTTGGCTACCCAGCTCATTTTGGTCAGCTGGAGTGCCTCAACCTCATTGCCTCTCCAAGGTTCACTGATAAACGAATTGGATACCTTGGGGCAATGTTGCTGCTTGATGAACGTCAAGATATTCATGTTCTCATCACCAACTCCTTGAAAAa TGACTTAAACAGCCCCGTCCAGTTCATTGTTGGCTTGGCCTTGTGCACTCTGGGTGCCATTGCTTCGCCAGAAATGTCACGTGATTTGGCCTCTGAAGTTGAGCGGTTGCTCAAGTCCACCAACGCCTACCTAAGGAAGAAGGCGGCCTTGTGCGCTTTCCGAATTATCGGAAAGGTGCCTGAGCTCATGGAAATGTTTTTACCGGCTACTAGATCCTTAATCTCAGATAAAAATCACG GTGTTTTAATTACGGGAGTTACACTCATCATCGAAATGTGCGAACGGAGTCCAGACACTTTAATCCATTTTAAAAAG GAGCATCGCGAG GTGGTACCCAGTCTAGTGCGCATTCTCAAGAATTTGATTATGGCAGGTTACTCACCAGAGCATGACGTGTCTGGTGTGAGCGACCCCTTTTTACAG GTCAAGATTTTGCGATTGTTGCGAGTCTTGGGCCACAACGATGCCGAAGCATCGGAGGCGATGAACGATATTTTAGCGCAGGTGGCTACCAATACGGAAACGTCGAAAAACGTTGGCAACGCCATTCTGTACGAGACAGTGCTATCGATCATGCACATCAAGTCTGAGAGTGGTTTGCGAGTGCTGGCCGTCAACATTCTTGGTCGTTTTCTGCTCAATAGCGATAAGAATATACGATACGTGGCGCTCAACACGTTGTTGCGCACCGTCCATGCAGACAACTCGGCCGTCCAGCGACATCGTGCCACTATACTCGAGTGCCTTAAG GATCCGGATGTTTCGATCAAGAGAAGGGCGCTGGAATTGAGTTTTGCTCTAATCAATGGATCAAATATCCGAGCAATGATGAAAGAGCTGCTAGCATTTTTGGAGAAATCTGATGCGGAATTTAAGGCGCAATGCTCTTCTGGCATAGTCAGTGCAACGGAGAGGTTTTCTCCTAATCGACGGTGGCATATTGACACGCTTCTGAGAGTCCTCATTGCGGCGGGCAACTTTCTACGAGACGACGTCGTTTCTAATACCATCCAAATTATTTCGGAAAGCACTTCACTCCAGGGCTACGCCGTGGGCCAGTTGTGGCGAGCTGTCAGTTGTTCTTCAGGATCTTTACAACACGACGGGCAACCGGGAGATCTTGACCTACAAGGGGCCACGTTGCCCATTTCAGAACGTCAGCCATTGGCCCAAGTTGCATCGTGGTGTCTAGGTGAATACGGCGATAGTCTTATCAATGGACATACCAATGCCAACGAACAGGAAGAGCCCGTTGTTGCTGGGGAGGATGAAGTGGTTGATTTCATTCAGGCCATTCTATCGTCTAGCCAAAGTACGATCATCACGAAGCAATACGCATTGACGGCTCTTACGAAGCTCAGCACACGTTTCAGCATCACTGTCGG GCGAATCGAGGATATCGTCAGTCGCTTTGGCACCCATTTGAACGTGGAATTGCAACAACGTGGTATCGAATATGCCCAGTTGTTTACTAAGCACGTTGCTCTTCGTCCTGCCATTATGGAACGCATACCGCCTATGGAACATAAATCATCACAACAGGGATTGACGAACGGAAGTTCAGGTGGAGGAGGAACTTTAGTCAGCAATGGCGACGACAACATGTTAATGGATGATTTAAGTTCGTTTACAACCACAAGCACGAGTCATTCGGCACCAGCCACAAAAGATTCG AATTCTTTGCTCAATCTACTGGGTGGATTGGACAATTTTGATAATGGGCCATCGGCTCCGGTATTTACCAACTCGAAAGCATCAACTGCTCCATCTACGTCCAATCTGGATCTGCTCGACTTGTTAGGTGGTTTGGACTTGAGTGGATCAACCCTTTCTTCAGCTCCACTTAGCGGACCCCTCATGACGACTCCAACAGGTTCTAGTACCAGCAGCTTAGTCAATAATAACTTGGCCAATTTACTGAGTTCCCCAACGACCCAAATGAGTGCCGCCGTCCCGCCTAGTTCTAATTTCTTAATCGACGGGTTCTTAGGGACTGCACCTACACCTTCACCAA AACTGCAAAACGTCACGGCCTATGATAAAAATGGACTAAGAGTGGATTTCTCTTTCGACCGCCCGGTCGACAACCCTAATTTGGTGATAGTCACGCTAACGGCCAGCTCATCGTACGGTTCCACAGTGAGCGATTTCCTCTTCCAGGCCGCCGTGCCGAAGACATTCCAGCTTCAAATGATGCCTGCCTCGAGCACGGTTATTACCTCTGGCAGTCCAGTCACCCAAGTCATGCGCATTCTCAACCCCACAAGA GCAGTACTAAAAATGCGGATCAAATTGTCGTTTTCTCGAGACGGAATGGCTGTTCAGGATCAAGACGAAGTCAAAAACCTCCC
- the LOC130702511 gene encoding Krueppel-like factor 10, with protein sequence MDLTSKNETEVIMTPPATPTNKMLQHNFDHHSADEEDMETDADLEAVETLLSFSRAATRQQQEAAGMSSLSSSSGSSDESQDQWASSDDSSDHLQSAKRLMSCTPPRTPSPSVTSMPVSVIMIGKKDGTAEPVIQQESNNQHEEAENNKEKLMGGPALPGREIIFVENKNTNRHLRNANFGMEQIFVANKDTNRETREITNHKPPPNNSFNENTSDLIVQQFPVSRFVPEMIASSSMPATSQAIPIKSPVAIAPKLMLNGTTLGNCNVINGTSATRVIPVVPLGAPGADGSMGTPGTTLFLAPCDNNGQITHFVLTTAGIPSMTLIAPNKMEREADKRRRIYECHFDGCGKNYFKSSHLKAHMRTHTGEKPFVCSWDGCDRRFSRSDELSRHKRTHTGEKKFSCPVCQRRFMRSDHLTKHVRRHAREQKPMAWQLATRKLASASSTSSPATTNAAGPTVASQLIPAQIILSASTAIPSN encoded by the exons ATGGATTTGACgagcaaaaacgaaacagaagTCATCATGACACCACCGGCAACGCCGACCAATAAAATGCTTCAACATAATTTCGATCATCATTCAGCG GATGAAGAAGATATGGAAACTGATGCCGATTTGGAGGCTGTTGAAACTTTGCTCTCCTTTTCACGGGCAGCTACTCGTCAACAACAGGAAGCGGCCGGTATGTCATCACTGAGCTCATCCAGCGGCTCGTCAGATGAATCGCAAGATCAATGGGCGTCGAGCGACGATTCTAGCGACCATCTTCAATCCGCCAAG AGATTGATGTCGTGCACACCACCAAGAACTCCGAGTCCCAGTGTTACATCAATGCCCGTCTCTGTCATCATGATTGGGAAAAAGGATGGAACTGCAGAGCCTGTGATTCAACAGGAATCCAATAATCAACACGAAGAGGCTGAAAATAACAAGGAGAAATTAATGGGAGGTCCTGCATTGCCAGGTCGTGAAATAATATTCGTCGAGAACAAGAACACCAACCGGCATTTACGCAACGCCAATTTCGGCATGGAGCAAATCTTTGTTGCCAACAAAGATACCAATCGGGAAACACGCGAAATAACCAATCACAAGCCACCACCGAATAATAGTTTTAATGAAAATACTAGTGATTTAATTGTGCAGCAATTTCCTGTATCTCGTTTTGTACCTGAAAtgattgcttcttcttctatgCCGGCTACTTCTCAG GCGATCCCGATAAAATCGCCAGTGGCCATTGCTCCCAAATTGATGCTGAATGGCACAACTTTGGGTAATTGTAATGTAATCAATGGAACGTCAGCGACTCGAGTCATACCGGTCGTGCCATTGGGTGCCCCTGGTGCTGATGGCTCAATGGGTACCCCTGGCACCACTCTTTTCCTGGCCCCCTGTGATAACAACGGACAAATCACCCATTTTGTGTTGACTACTGCTGGCATCCCATCCATGACCCTCATCGCTCCAAATAAGATG GAAAGGGAAGCGGATAAGCGTCGGCGTATTTATGAATGCCATTTCGACGGATGTGGCAAAAACTATTTCAAATCATCTCATCTGAAAGCGCACATGAGGACTCATACAG GTGAGAAGCCTTTCGTTTGCAGCTGGGACGGGTGCGATCGCCGTTTCTCGCGTTCTGACGAGCTGTCCCGTCACAAACGCACGCACACTGGCGAGAAGAAG TTCAGTTGCCCGGTTTGCCAGCGTCGTTTTATGCGCTCTGACCACTTGACCAAGCACGTCCGTCGTCATGCCCGCGAGCAGAAACCAATGGCTTGGCAACTGGCCACTCGCAAACTCGCCTCAGCCAGTTCTACTTCTTCTCCTGCTACTACCAATGCTGCCGGCCCTACAGTGGCTTCTCAATTGATCCCGGCGCAGATTATCCTGTCCGCCTCAACTGCCATTCCctcaaattaa
- the LOC130702502 gene encoding transcription initiation factor TFIID subunit 5-like, with translation MEYSMNQLPQAINSDVKTQSSENQNSEVASDNSASQTLDSENVDSNTLAAVLQFLQKHNLKGTADALKKEARLKEDQLRDAQALQVDSEATNLLSSYKSEGDPNAYEKAYLSYRRFVESSLDVYKHELSLVLYPLFVHMYLEMIYNNHEAEASKFMERFSIDQEDYYQEDLKKVSFITKKEHMKGSDLMENFKSSQFTVRMSRDTYSVLKRFLQDKNQSIVMNVIQEHLYVDMYEGVPRNKAQVESTAGAMEGEANRQVNKTKIYYGLLKEPDIQLPVVEEEEEGEPGEGGEKPKKKKPKKDPLLNKKAKSDPNAPPASRLPLPDLRDIDKLEKVRALREASKRVALGPDSLPSICFYTMLNCTETVTCVEFCEDSSLLAAGFSDSILKVWSLVPQKLRAMKPAEQLADIDKEAEDVLVRMMDDKTGETMKVLYGHCGPVYSASFSHDRTLLLSSSEDATIRLWSLQTWTCLVVYKGHIYPVWDVRFSPHGYYFSSVGHDRTARLWATDHHQPLRIFAGHYSDVDVVQFHPNSNYVATGSSDRSVRLWDCVSGNCVRLMTGHKGTVSALCFSTDGRFLASGGADQKVLVWDLAYGHLLADLPGHVMTISSLAFSRDGTVFATASLDGSIQLWDFFRLTDESSLEDVNISGHNPDLLKRSNVIESLRLARYPTKATPVMSLHFTRRNLLLAAGMFEG, from the exons ATGGAGTATAGTATGAACCAGCTACCCCAAGCGATTAATTCAGACGTTAAAACTCAATCATCAGAAAACCAAAACAGCGAGGTTGCGAGTGACAATAGTGCTTCTCAAACTCTAGATTCAGAAAATGTTGATTCCAATACTCTTGCGGCCGTCCTACAATTTCTACAAAAACATAACCTCAAA GGGACAGCTGACGCACTGAAAAAAGAAGCGCGATTAAAGGAGGATCAGCTTAGAGATGCCCAAGCTCTTCAAGTGGACTCGGAGGCAACCAATTTGCTTTCGTCATACAAAAGCGAAGGAGATCCAAATGCCTATGAAAAAGCCTACCTGAGTTATAGGAGATTTGTTGAAAGCTCATTAGATGTTTATAAA CACGAGCTGTCTTTAGTGCTGTACCCCCTCTTTGTCCACATGTATTTGGAAATGATTTACAACAATCATGAAGCTGAAGCTTCTAAATTTATGGAACGCTTTTCGATTGACCAAGAAGATTATTATCAAGAAGACCTTAAAAAGGTTTCTTTTATCACTAAGAAAGAACACATGAAGGGCAGTGACCTTATGGAAAATTTCAA ATCAAGTCAGTTTACTGTTCGAATGTCCCGAGATACCTATTCGGTTCTCAAGAGGTTTTTGCAGGACAAAAACCAATCTATCGTCATGAATGTAATCCAAGAACACTTGTACGTCGACATGTACGAAGGAGTGCCCCGAAATAAAGCGCAGGTCGAGTCTACCGCAGGGGCCATGGAAGGGGAGGCCAACAGACAAG TAAACAAGACCAAAATCTACTACGGCCTGCTAAAAGAGCCAGACATCCAGCTTCCAGTGGTcgaggaggaagaggaaggTGAGCCGGGAGAAGGTGGtgaaaagccaaaaaagaaaaaaccgaaaaaagatCCTTTATTAAACAAGAAAGCCAAGAGCGACCCGAATGCTCCACCAGCCAGTCGGCTGCCGTTGCCAGATTT GAGAGATATCGACAAACTGGAGAAGGTCAGAGCCCTACGTGAAGCCAGCAAAAGGGTGGCTCTTGGTCCAGACAGCTTGCCGTCCATTTGTTTCTACACAATGCTGAATTGCACGGAAAC GGTAACGTGTGTTGAATTTTGCGAAGATTCCTCTCTTCTCGCTGCAGGATTTTCAGATTCAATCCTGAAAGTGTGGAGCTTAGTGCCTCAGAAGCTTCGTGCTATGAAACCAGCTGAACAATTGGCCGATATTGACAAGGAGGCAGAAGATGTCCTTGTTCGCATGATGGACGATAAGACGGGCGAAACTATGAAGGTGCTCTATGGCCACTGTGGGCCAGTTTATTCTGCCTCGTTTAGTCATGACCGAACGTTACTGCTTTCGTCTTCGGAAGACGCCACCATTCGTTTGTGGAGTTTGCAAACGTGGACTTGCCTCGTCGTTTACAAAGGCCACATTTATCCAGTCTGGGATGTGCGTTTCTCCCCACACGGCTACTACTTTTCGTCAGTGGGACACGACCGGACTGCCCGTCTGTGGGCCACCGATCACCACCAGCCGCTACGAATCTTTGCCGGCCACTATTCCGACGTTGATGTGGTCCAATTCCATCCCAATTCCAATTACGTCGCCACGGGATCGAGCGACCGAAGCGTCCGTTTATGGGACTGCGTCTCTGGCAATTGCGTCCGGCTGATGACTGGCCATAAA GGGACGGTGTCGGCGTTGTGTTTTTCAACCGACGGTCGTTTTCTGGCGTCCGGTGGAGCCGATCAGAAAGTCTTGGTCTGGGATCTGGCTTACGGCCACCTTCTAGCCGACTTGCCTGGCCACGTCATGACAATATCCAGCCTGGCCTTCAGTCGCGACGGGACGGTGTTTGCGACGGCTTCCCTAGATGGCTCTATCCAGTTGTGGGATTTCTTCCGGCTGACGGATGAGTCCTCGTTGGAGGACGTCAACATTTCGGGACACAACCCGGACCTTCTGAAACGGAGCAACGTCATCGAGTCTCTTCGATTGGCCCGTTATCCGACTAAAGCCACACCTGTTATGTCATTACATTTCACACGAAGAAATTTGCTCCTAGCCGCCGGCATGTTCGAAGGCTAA
- the LOC130702531 gene encoding ras-related protein Rab-5C-like, translating to MASRASQAGTAAASAGGAAQRPNGATQGKICQFKLVLLGESAVGKSSLVLRFVKGQFHEYQESTIGAAFLTQTVCLDDTTVKFEIWDTAGQERYHSLAPMYYRGAQAAIVVYDITNQDTFGRAKVWVKELQRQASPNIVIALAGNKADLAAKRAVEFDEAKGYAEENGLLFMETSAKTAMNVNDIFLAIAKKLPKNDGAGGVGGSSGQGRRLDRAEDGNKPASSCCK from the exons ATGGCAAGCCGTGCATCTCAAGCTGGAACAGCAGCAGCCTCAGCTGGAGGAGCCGCTCAGAGACCAAACGGTGCCACACAAGGCAAAATCTGTCAGTTTAAACTGGTGCTTCTTGGTGAATCTGCAGTGGGGAAATCCAGTCTTGTACTACGTTTTGTTAAAGGGCAATTTCATGAATACCAGGAAAGCACCATCGGAG CTGCTTTCTTGACACAAACAGTCTGCTTGGATGACACAACTGTCAAATTTGAGATCTGGGACACTGCTGGGCAGGAACGATACCACAGTCTTGCTCCCATGTACTACAG AGGGGCCCAAGCTGCAATCGTTGTTTACGACATCACCAATCAAGACACTTTTGGCCGGGCCAAGGTCTGGGTGAAAGAGTTGCAGCGTCAAGCCTCCCCCAATATTGTGATTGCCTTGGCGGGCAACAAAGCTGACCTGGCGGCCAAACGTGCTGTCGAATTCGACGAGGCTAAAGGTTACGCTGAAGAGAATGGGCTTCTCTTTATGGAAACGTCGGCCAAGACGGCCATGAACGTCAACGACATCTTCTTGGCTATCG CCAAGAAACTACCTAAGAATGATGGAGCTGGAGGAGTTGGTGGGAGCAGTGGTCAGGGAAGGAGGCTAGACCGAGCTGAAGATGGCAACAAACCAGCATCCTCGTGCTGCAAGTGA